Genomic window (Pieris rapae chromosome 12, ilPieRapa1.1, whole genome shotgun sequence):
TATTGTAGTCATACTTTCTGGAAAGTCTCCACAGTGATTCTTACTTAAAGCTGCCTTTTCTTTTACTTTCATTCCCTAgcatatttacataactgCACTAATATGGTGAAATACTGGAAATAATTAGTCTGGTGTTGTGCTCAGTATTATGGTAAACTTTGCATGTTTTTCATATGGATCTGctattaaactaattattacCTCACAGTCACTTCATTGCTACATTGCAATTTTAACACTGCTTGAATTTAAACTTTCAAACTTGCTTATAAGCTTACTTGCCAACCATCTACACTAATTTTCAAGTATCAgttgtcaaaatttattttgaagtgatctaaaaaaggtaataattctatttcagagatattttatctaaatccTCTCCTGCTGATTTCCAAATACATTCCTATTACAGAGatgaaaattatcaatacATAAATTCTAATAGGGATGTCTCACCAAATACTTCCTGGCAAGACTATTCAAGGAGTTCAGATACAAATATCCCagaaaaccaaaataaaagaaagagtacttttaatttcaattacatGGTACCAATTATCATAGCCTTATGTGGAATATGCTATATTGTTTATGAGCGTTACAGTGATGATAATATTAGCTTCAAAATTTATGatagaatacatttttatgatgATTTAAAAAGCATGGcccataaatataaagttaaaccAGATTCAATGTTGCAAGTGCGCacaggtaataataatatttgttatatagttGCACTGCTTATTTCAATTCAAAGTGCAAGAATTACTTGTGTTGTGTGTTGTCAATCTTTCAAGTTCATTAGTTGTGTTGTCATACTTTAAGTCATTATGGTactaattaaagtatttttttaggagTAGATACAATATTTCAAAAGGAGGATGCTGGCTCATTTATATTCACTTATGACAGCAAATCATTTCATTCTGAgctgttttataatttcatagacAATATATCTTCTGCAGCTTCTAGATACCTACGTAAGTGTAACttcttttaaaactaaaaccaATAGTGACAgtttacctttttttaatctttgctgttattttttgtagtggttaataaaacatagtaaGACAAAGTGTGTCTGGGTTCAATTCTTAGCAAAACTATCCTGTTAAAAACTTGCTGACTTAACTTATCTTTCAAAACCATGACtaaacagatataaaaatgtatc
Coding sequences:
- the LOC111002024 gene encoding uncharacterized protein LOC111002024 isoform X3, coding for MLNYQIEVLIPIPSKLNIFHENSRDILSKSSPADFQIHSYYRDENYQYINSNRDVSPNTSWQDYSRSSDTNIPENQNKRKSTFNFNYMVPIIIALCGICYIVYERYSDDNISFKIYDRIHFYDDLKSMAHKYKVKPDSMLQVRTGVDTIFQKEDAGSFIFTYDSKSFHSELFYNFIDNISSAASRYLRNDTKDVQHIVLDSSKVITIKSDVDLINEFRDNLEKTGVLLVKNIERVPAKLAMAFHYYCDEFNPLVKKSAIFFTLDVAKCKTLISKQSLDHDYIERCLKDIWKEVDRDKIAPLLTRVVGVIVDVTNL